The following are encoded in a window of Mustela nigripes isolate SB6536 chromosome 1, MUSNIG.SB6536, whole genome shotgun sequence genomic DNA:
- the RASGRP2 gene encoding RAS guanyl-releasing protein 2 isoform X5 codes for MAGTLDLDKGCTVEELLRGCIEAFDDSGKVRDPQLVRMFLMMHPWYIPSSQLAAKLLHIYQQSRKDNSNSLQVKTCHLVSRYWISAFPAEFDLNPELAEQIKELKALLDQEGNRRHSSLIDIESVPTYKWKRQVTQRNPVGQKKRKMSLLFDHLEPMELAEHLTYLEYRSFCKILFQDYHSFVTHGCTVDNPVLERFISLFNSVSQWVQLMILSKPTAPQRALVITHFVHVAERSLAKSRALSSDSLPRSSSFAPPPPKLLQLQNFNTLMAVVGGLSHSSISRLKETHSHVSPETIKLWEGLTELVTATGNYGNYRRRLAACVGFRFPILGVHLKDLVALQLALPDWLDPARTRLNGAKMKQLFSILEELAMVTSLRPPVQANPDLLSLLTVSLDQYQTEDELYQLSLQREPRSKSSPTSPTSCTPPPRPPVLDEWTSAAKPKLDQALMVEHIEKMVESVFRNFDVDGDGHISQEEFQIIRGNFPYLSAFGDLDQNQDGCISREEMISYFLRSSSVLGGRMGFVHNFQESNSLRPVACRHCKALP; via the exons ATGGCGGGCACCCTAGACCTGGACAAGGGCTGCACAGTGGAGGAGCTGCTCCGCGGCTGCATCGAAGCCTTTG ATGACTCCGGGAAGGTGCGGGACCCTCAGCTGGTGCGTATGTTCCTCATGATGCATCCTTGGTACATCCCGTCCTCTCAGCTGGCGGCAAAACTGCTTCACAT CTACCAGCAGTCCCGGAAGGACAACTCCAATTCGCTGCAGGTGAAAACATGCCACCTGGTCAG CAGGTACTGGATCTCAGCATTCCCAGCAGAGTTTGATTTGAACCCTGAGCTCGCTGAGCAGATCAAGGAGCTGAAGGCTCTGCTTGACCAAGAAGGGAACCGGCGGCACAGCAGCCTCATTGACATCGAGAGCGT ccccacctACAAGTGGAAGAGGCAGGTGACCCAGCGGAACCCTGTAGGACAGAAAAAGCGAAAGATGTCCCTATTGTTCGACCACCTGGAGCCTATGGAGCTGGCCGAGCATCTCACCTACTTGGAGTATCGCTCCTTCTGCAAGATCCTG TTCCAGGACTATCACAGTTTTGTGACTCATGGCTGCACGGTGGACAACCCGGTCCTGGAGCGGTTCATCTCCCTTTTCAACAGTGTCTCCCAGTGGGTGCAGCTCATGATCCTCAGCAAGCCCACAGCCCCTCAGCGTGCCCTGGTCATCACGCACTTTGTCCACGTGGCAGAG AGAAGCCTGGCCAAATCTAGGGCCTTGTCCAGTGACTCACTGCCTCGCTCCTCCTCgtttgcacccccccccccgaagcTGCTGCAGTTGCAGAATTTCAACACGCTGATGGCGGTGGTCGGAGGCCTGAGTCACAGCTCCATCTCCCGCCTCAAGGAGACCCACAGTCATGTTAGCCCTGAGACCATCAAG CTCTGGGAAGGTCTGACAGAACTAGTGACGGCCACCGGCAACTATGGCAACTATCGGCGCCGGCTGGCCGCCTGTGTGGGCTTCCGCTTTCCCATCCTGGGCGTACACCTCAAGGACTTGGTGGCCCTCCAGCTGGCACTGCCTGACTGGTTGGACCCTGCCCGGACCCGACTTAATGGGGCCAAGATGAAACAGCTCTTCAGCATCCTGGAGGAGCTGGCCATGGTGACCAGCCTTCGGCCACCAGTGCAGGCCAACCCCGATCTGCTGAGCCTACTCACG GTATCTTTGGATCAGTATCAGACAGAGGACGAACTCTATCAGCTGTCCCTCCAGCGGGAGCCGCGCTCCAAGTCCTCG CCAACCAGCCCCACAAGCTGCACCCCACCTCCCCGGCCCCCAGTGCTGGATGAGTGGACCTCAGCTGCCAAGCCCAAGTTGGATCAGGCTCTTATGGTGGAACACATCGAGAAGATGGTAGAG TCTGTGTTCCGGAACTTTGACGTTGATGGGGACGGCCACATCTCACAGGAAGAGTTCCAGATCATCCGTGGGAACTTCCCTTACCTCAGCGCCTTTGGGGACCTCGACCAGAACCA GGATGGCTGCATCAGCAGGGAGGAGATGATCTCCTACTTCCTGCGCTCCAGCTCCGTGCTGGGCGGCCGCATGGGCTTCGTGCACAACTTCCAGGAGAGCAACTCCTTGCGCCCGGTTGCCTGCCGCCACTGCAAGGCCCTG CCCTGA